In the Candidatus Cloacimonadaceae bacterium genome, GAGGGCAAACCGCAATTTGTCTTTTATGAAGGACCTCCCACCGCCAACGGCAAGCCCGGCATCCACCATGTGATGTCGCGCACCCTCAAGGACGTCGCCTGCCGCTACAAAACGATGACCGGTTTTCAGGTCAAACGCAAAGCCGGTTGGGATACGCACGGTCTGCCGGTGGAGATCGAAGTGGAAAAGCATCTCGGGCTTGAGGACAAACGCGGCATCGAAGAATATGGCATCGAAAAGTTTTGCCGCGAATGCCGCAATTCGGTCTTCAGCTATGAAAAGCTCTGGCGCGAAATGACCGAACTGATGGGATATTGGCTCGATCTGGACAATCCATACATCACTCTTTCAAACGATTATATCGAATCCGTGTGGTGGATTCTGAACAATTTCTTCGAGCGCGATCTGATCTATAAAGCGCATAAGATCGTGCCCTATTGCCCAAGCTGCGGAACTCCGCTATCTTCTCACGAAGTGGCGCAAGGCTATCGGGACGTGGAAGACCCCTCTGTCTTTGTCCGTTTCAAGGCATCCGACGAAGAGAATCTCTATTATCTGGCATGGACGACCACGCCCTGGACGCTGATCTCAAACGTCGCGCTGGCGGTGCATCCGGATGAAATCTATGTGAAAGTGCTGCATCACGAACAAAACCTGATCCTCGCCAAAGCGCGTCTCGAAGTGCTGGAAGGGGATTATCAGATAATCCGAGAGTTTCCGGGAAGCGAGCTTGAACTTCGTCCCTATCAGCCGCTTTTCACCTTTGTCGAGACGGATAAAAACGCTTGGTACGTCTGTCTGGCGGATTACGTCAGCATGAGCGACGGCACCGGAATCGTGCATACCGCTCCCGCTTTTGGGCAGGACGACTATAGCTTGGGCTTGAAATACGATCTGCCCTTCATCCAGCCTGTGGATTCCGAAGGTAAATTCATCGCCGCGGTCACTCCCTGGGCGGGGCAATTTGTCAAAGCCGCGGACAAGGATATCATTCGTCAGCTTAAAGAACAGGGTGCGCTCTATCGCCGCGCTCAGATCAAACACAGCTATCCACATTGCTGGCGCTGCGATAACATGCTCATCTATTATGCCCGCGAAAGCTGGTATATCCGCACAACGCAGTTCAAACAACAGCTTTTGGACAACAATGCCAGGATCAATTGGTATCCTTCCTTCGTCGGCGAAAAACGCTTTGGCGAATGGCTGGAAAACAACGTGGATTGGGCGCTTTCCCGCGATAGATTCTGGGGAACTCCGCTCAATATCTGGGTCTGCGGAGATTGCGGCAACAAGAAATCCATCGGATCCATCGCCGAACTCACCCAGCTCGGCAAACTCAAAGACGGATCTGCAGTTCCGGAAGACATTGAATTGCACCGTCCATACATCGATGATATCGTGCTTGATTGCGATAAATGCGGCTTCACCATGAACCGCACTCCCGAAGTGATTGATTGCTGGTTTGATAGCGGCGCGATGCCATTCGCGCAGTGGCATTATCCTTTTGAAAATGCAGAAAGGTTTGAGCGCGAGCTCTTTCCCGCGGATTTCATCTCTGAAGGGATCGATCAAACTCGTGGCTGGTTCTATTCCATGCTCACGATTTCCACGCTGCTGAAAGGCGTTTCCAGCTTTAAAAGCTGCCTCGTCAACGACATGATTCTGGATAAAAACGGACAGAAAATGAGCAAATCGCGCGGAAATTCAGTGGATCCGATCCAGCTTATGCTCGATCACGGAGCGGACACGATCAGATGGTTTCTTTTGGAAGTGAGCCCTCCCTGGGTGCCCACCCGCTTTGATGTGGAAGGAGTCCGTGAGATCCAAAGCAAGCTCTTTGGAACGCTCAAAAACGTCTATTCCTTCTATGCGACCTATGCCAATATCGACGGTTTTGATGCCGCAGCTTATCCCCTGGATTGGAAACGGACTTCCGAGATCGATCGCTGGATTGTTTCCCGCCTGCATACCTTGATTGCAGACGTGCGCGGGTGGATGGAACAATATGATTTTACCAAGGTGGTGCGCGCTATTCAGGATTTTGTGATCAACGAAGTTTCCAACTGGTATGTGCGCCGCAGCCGTCGTCGTTTTTGGGTGATGGAACTGACTTCAGACAAGATCGATGCCTACCGCACCCTCAATCAGGTGATGCTGGAAACGGCAAAACTGATGGCACCTTTTTCGCCTTACATGGCGGAGGAGCTATTCCTCAATCTCGGCGGTGGAGAAAGCGTGCATCTTGCCGATTATCCTTCCTCTGAAAAAGAATGCATCGACGCGAAACTGGAAGCCGAAATGCAGATCGTGATCGATCTCGTCTATCTCGGCAGAGCAGCTCGCAACGTATGCCAGATCAAGACCCGCCAACCCCTGCAAAGCATGTATGTGCCTGCAAAATATGAACCTGTCGTGAGGCGTATGTTTGATCTGATCCAGGAGGAAGTCAATATCCGCCAAGTCAACTATGTGGCGGAGGATGAAGATTTTGTCCACTATGACCTGAAACCGGAATTTAAGGTGATGGGTCCCAAATATGGCAAACAGATGAAAGCCATCGCCGCCGTGCTGGCAAACACCAAAGGTCAGGATCTGCTTTCCGCCTTTTCCGCAAAAGGAACATATACGATCACCGTGGATGGCGGGGAGATCGATCTTTCACCGGAAGAAGTCGCCGTGCATATCAGTTCCCGCGAAGGATACGTCTTTGAAAGCATGAAGGAAATGTTTGTGGCATTGGATACCACGCTCACTCCGGAACTTCTGCGTGAAGGATTTGCCCGTGAACTGATCAACAAGATCCAGTATACCCGCAAGGAACAAGGCTTTGAGATCATGGACCGGATCAATATCCTTTGGCAGGCGGATTCCGAGATCAAAGCCGCCATCGCACAGCACGGAGACTATATCTCGTCTGAGACCCTTTGCGATGATCTTTCCGAAAAAGAGGCGGTCGATGAGACGATGCCGGAATATGACATCAATGGAAAGACCGTCCACATGCGGATCACCAGGATAAACCAGCCATGAGAATAGCTCTGCGACGCCATCTGGGGAGGTAGATATCACACGCTTTTGCATCAATTGCGGTGAACCGATACCGGCAAAGGCTAAGTTTTGCGCCTTTTGCGGGGAACACGTTGAACCGCTCGAGCCAATCAAACCTGAGCATCAAGACGCCAATCAGCAACCGGGACAGAGTAGTGATGCGAAGATATTTCCCCCCGCGGAAGAAATCGCCGATCCTGCCATGAATCTCTATGATTCCGGCAGCGTTTTCCATGGATATACCATAATCCGCATGATGAACAAAGATGCCGAAGGCATCAAATACATCGTGGAAAAGGACGGCAAAAAGTATCTGCTCAAGGTCTTCTTCAAGACCAAATTCACCCGACTGGATACGCTTTTTAACCTGCAGATGCGGCTTAAAAACCTGAATAAATTGAACCTTGCCCATACCCCCAAAGTAGTGCAGGTGAACCAAAGCACCGATCCGCCCTACATGGTGGCGGAGTTTGTGACCGGTATGCCTCTGGCACAGATCAAGGCAAGCAAACCGGAAATGCTCACCGAAGAATTTATCCGCACCGTGGGCAGGCAGCTTCTCACTGCTGCGATAGCCATCCGCATGCAGGGTCTCAATATCAGCAACCTCGCCCTGACCGGAATCATGATCAATGAAACGGGCGATCTGAAGATCCTTTCCTCAGGCATCGCCTATGAAGAGGTCGATGAACGCGAGGACGTCTTCAACATCGGCGTGCTGCTGGCTCAGCTATTATCCCAAAACACGATGTATAAGAGCATCTATAGCCCCGAACGCCTGCAAGAGCAAAAGTTTAACTATATCAGCGGCACAAGCGTCAGCCTGAACAAAGTTTTGGCGGATTGCCTGCACCGTAATATTATGCAAAGATTTAGCTCGCTTTCCAGCATCCTCAGCAATTTTGAAAAACTCCCCCCCGTCATAGAAGACAGCATCTGGACTATCAAGGAAAAAACCGGAGACCTTCTAATGGAAAGCGCCACAGATCTGCCCAAGCCCAAACCCCATATTGAATATGGCTTTTGGATCTTGATCGGAGTGATCCTATCCCTCATCATACTGCTGCTTAGCACCAATCTAGGAAGGATCATCCTCGGCGGTAAAAGCGAGGAATTTAAGTTTGTAAATATTTTCTCAGCGCAGGACAGTGTGCAGACCGTCACCACGGTCAGTAATCCTGGATTTCAAAGAGAGGTAGCCCCGGTCCGCACGGAATACGGATCCTCCAAAACAGGATCCAATATCGCCGCCTCGGATGGCTTTCGCGTCGATCCCAGATTGAACGCCGGGCTCACAGCTCAATCATCAGCTCCGGCTCAGTCCCAACCCGCACGTGCTGCCAAATCCATGCCTGCAACCATGGTCTTTATCGAATCAAATACTTTCGGCTTCGGCAGACTCAAGGAAAACCTCAACCACAACGTCTCCCAGTCCGGGTTTTACATCAGCAAGCATGAACTCACCCAAGGCGAATGGAGCAAATTCATGATGCCTGCAAACGTCAGCACCTCAGGTGATAACCTGCCGGTGGACAATGTCAGTTGGATCAAGACCATCACTTATTGCAACGGACGCAGCCAGTCCGAAGGCTTGGAACCGGCATACAAGATCCGCGGTTCAGGAGCTTCGATGGTTGTGACCTGCGATTTTCGTGCCAATGGCTATCGACTGCCCACCGAAGCGGAATGGGAACTCGCCGCCAAAGCCGGACAGCTTTATAACTACAGTGGATCGGACTTTCCCGAGGACGTTGCCTGGTCGCGTGAAAACAGTGCCGGAAAACTCCGCGCGCCGGGTGGTAAGCTGGCAAATGACAATGGGCTTTATGACATGACCGGGAACGTTTCCGAATGGTGCTGGGATTGGTTTGACGCCATTTACCCGCGAACTTTGCCCACATTCATCAATCCCACGGGTCCCGATACCGGGATTCAAAAGGTCATCCGCGGCGGCAACGTGATGAATGGAGAAGGCAGAAACCTCAATATCATCTGGCGTGAAAAAGGCGATCCCAACCGGGGATATCAATTCGTCGGATTCCGCCTCGTGAGAACTCACTAATATCGCGATAAAGGTGAGCGGGTGAGCGGGGTTTAGAGATGAGAGATGAGATAAGCTGACGCCGACCGAAAGCATTCAACAGTATATTGCTTATTGCTTATTTCTCATCTCTCATCTCTAAACCCCGGATCCACCTTTCCACCTTTCCACCCTTCTCCCCACCAATTCCCATTTGCCATTTCGCCAGATAGGTTTAGACTATTACACAATAATAGCGAATAGGAGGCAACAATGTCCGGTATCGTGTTCATGCAAACGCGCGACCTCACCGGAATGGTGGAGTTTTACGGCGATAAACTGGGGATGGAGCTCTGGTTGGATCAGGGTGGATGCTGCATTATGCAGAGCGGGAATATGCTGCTGGCATTTTGTCAGCGGGACAAGATTGATTCCAGGGGTGTGATCACCTTTTTCTATCCCGATCGGGCTGGGGTGGATGAGATGTATCAAAAGCTGGCGGTATGTGCCAAGGATCGCCCGAAACTGAATCCAGTTTACAATATCTATCATTTTTATGCCAGCGATCCCGAAGGCAGGAAGATCGAATTTCAATGTTTCGAACAGGAAATCAAACCATATCTGACGGCGAAAGAAGCCCTCATCGAGCGTCGCAGCGTGCGCAAATACAAACAAACTCCGGTTTCGGATGCACTGCTGAAAGAGGTGTTTGAGCTCTGTCGCTATTCACCTACGGCGCGAAATATGCAGGCGTATTATTACATCGTAATCAAGGATCGGGAGATTTTGTCCAAGATCGTGGAGTTGCGCGGTTCCGCAGGAGCGCCGATATTGGCAGCGCCTTTTGCAATCGCGGTTTGTGCCAAAGGGGAGCTTTCCAAACGGGTGGTTCAGGATGCATGCATCGCCGCTTACCATTTGCTGTTGGCGGCAAAGACATGCGGGCTGGGAACTTGCTGGGTGACGGATATGGACAACGACGCGGTCAAAGAACTTTTGCAGGTTCCCAAAGAAGACTATATTGCGTGTCTGACCCCGATCGGCTTTCCCGATGAGGAAATCCCGATTCCGCACCGCCATGAAGTGCATCGTTTCGTTCGCCATATCCCTGAAAACTAAGTAAAGAGCAAAATCTTGCCAATATTGTGACAAGGGGGATATAGTGGCGCAAAGAGTTCCCCCGTGACCGCCAATGGCAAACCCACGTAGCCCAAACCAGCGATCCCATATCTAAATATCATTGTTTTTTTGATATTGTGCTGGGAGAGTGCCCCTCATCAGCCCAGTCCTTGTTCAAGCGTCGGACTACGAAAAGCTATTCGATGCCTCGCCTGACCATTGAAAAGAAAGATTTGCTAATGTTTACACTACTAATTGAAACCTCTCGCAAAAACCGTGATTCTTGCGTCAAGCTTCTATAACAATGACCTGTATTCTATGTCTCACATATAGCTACAAGACCTATATAGATGTTAATCCCCACGGTAAACAACAACAGAATTTGTGGTTGACAAATAACCCTTGTGTAATCACTTGTAAAATCAAAATAATATACTAGAGGAGTCAGTAGAAATGGCTAACGGAAACGGTGCAAATGTCGGTTTTGAAAAAGAACTATGGCAAGCAGCAGATGCGCTTCGAAGCAATATGGATGCTGCAGAATACAAGCATATCGTACTGGGATTACTCTTTCTAAAGTACATTTCAGATGCGTTTGAGGAGCAATATCAGAAACTGGATGCTGATAGGGATAAAGGAGCTGATCCAGAGGACCAGGACGAGTACCTTGCCAAAAACGTATTTTGGGTGCCCCAAGATGCACGTTGGTCGTTATTCAAAGCTAATGCTAAGCAGCCGACTATCGGAAAACTGCTTGATGATGCGATGATCGCCATTGAGAAAGATAATCCAGCTCTCAAGGGAGTTTTACCTAAAGACTACGCCCATCCTCGTTTGGATAAACAAAGACTTGGTCAATTGATTGATCTGGTTAGCAATATCGGGCTGGGAGATAAAGAGAATCGTTCCAAAGATATGCTTGGAAGAGTATATGAGTATTTCCTCTCACAATTTGCCAGTGCTGAAGGTAAAAGAGGCGGACAATTCTATACTCCTAGATGTATTGTTAAGCTGCTTGTAGAAATGCTTGCTCCGTATAAAGGACGAATATTTGACCCCGCATGTGGTTCAGGTGGTATGTTTGTCCAGTCAATGGAGTTTGTAAATGCCCATGCTAACGGGAATGGGAACGGTGGTAAAGCCAAGCCAGATATCAGTATTTATGGACAAGAATCAAACCATACTACTTGGCGCTTAGCAAGGATGAATCTGGCTATCAGAGGTATTGACGGAAACCTTGGTAAAGAGCATGCTGATAGTTTTCACAAGGACCTTCATCCTGACCTAAAGGCAGACTTTGTCTTGGCAAATCCCCCTTTTAACGATTCCGACTGGCGGGGAGATCTGTTAAAAGATGACAAACGCTGGAAATACGGAACACCTCCCCCATCTAATGCGAACTTTGCCTGGGTGCAGCACTTTATCCATCACCTTGCTCCAACCGGCATGGCTGGATTCGTTCTCGCCAATGGCTCAATGTCCACAGCTACAACAGCAGAACTGGAAATCAGAAAGAATATCATCAAAGCAGACCTGGTGGATTGCATGGTAGCATTACCCGGTCAACTCTTTTATTCCACGCAGATACCTGTCTGCCTTTGGTTTGTAACCCGAATCAAGAACATTAGCTTGTTCCGTGACCGCCGAGGACAGACTCTCTTTATCGATGCCAGAAAGCTTGGCAGCTTGATTGATAGGGTACATCGTGAGTTAAGTGATGATGACATCAAACAAATTGCTGATACTTACCATGCCTGGCGAGGTGATCCCGATTCAGGGACTTATGAAGATATCCCCGGTTTCTGTAAAAGTGCTACTATTGAAGAGATAAGGGAACATAATCACATCTTAACTCCGGGGAGATATGTCGGGGCTGCCGATATTGAAGAAGATGACGAGCCTTTTGAAGAGAAAATGGCTAAGTTATGCGCTACCTTGAAAGAACAAATGAAAAAGAGTGACGAACTCAATCAGATTATCTGGGAAAATCTGAAGGATATTGGATATGGGGATTGAGACAACAGTAGGGACTTTTTGCCCCTTCATATATGGGAAAGGGCTTCCAGCGGGATCAAGAAATAGCTTTGGGACTATTCCAGTTTATGGTTCCAACGGTATAGTGGGATGGCATGATGTACCTTATACTAAAGGACCTACAGTCGTGATTGGTCGTAAGGGCACTGTTGGAGCTGTTCACTACTCGCCTATCCCTTGTTGGCCTATTGATACTACGTTTTTTATAGAGTATTCTGATCCACAAGATGCACGTTTTACCTACTATTTGTTAAAGACACTGGGGTTGGAGCTTATGAATTCTGATAGTGCTGTTCCAGGGCTTAACCGCGATGCAGCACATTTAAGAAAAATACCTTTGTTTGATAAGACCTATAGGCATGCTATCTCACAAATTCTTGGTGTTTTAGACGAAAAAATCGAAGTAAATCGCCAGATCTGCAAGACTTTGGAGGGCACAGCCCAAGCTATCTTTAAAAGCTGGTTTGTTGATTTTGACCCGGTACTTGCCAAAGCTGCAGGGAAACAACCAGAAGGAATGAATCCAGAGATTGCAGCCCTATTCCCAGATTCATTTGAAGATTCAGAGACAGGACCTATACCGAAATGGTGGAAGTTCAGCCCTTGTTTAAAACATTTGAGTATTATTAGCGGGGGAACACCGAAGACCACTAGACACGAATTATGGGATGGTAACATACCCTGGTATTCTATTGGAGATGCTCCACCGGAACACGGAGTTTTTGTTCTTAAAACTGAGAAAAGCATATCACAAGCCGGTCTTGAATCCTCATCAACAAGGCTTTTGCCTGTCGGAACGACGATAATATCTGCCCGGGGAACAGTTGGCAAATTAGCATTAACAGGTGTTCCCATGACGATGAATCAATCTTGTTATGGTCTTGTGAGTATTTCAGAGACTCCGTTTTGGAGCTACCTTACAATTGCCGATGCAGTAGATACATTAAAGCAACGAACCCATGGATCGGTCTTTGACACTATTACACGAGAAACATTCAACAACCTGAGTGTGATTGATCCCGGCAATTGCCTGAAACAAGTATTTGAGGGAATTGTAAGCCCTTTGATGATGGCGATATGTAACAATGTTGCGATGTCACATAGCTTAGTGTCTATCCGAGATTTTCTTCTGCCTAAATTGATAAGTGGTAAGATACGAATCAATGATGCAGAGAGTTAGTGGAAAGGAGTGTTTGATGCCAAACCAACAAAGAATCCGGCGGATATCATCCATTTCGAATGAACTAGTCACTAAATCCCGAGAGTCAGCTCTTGCAGCAGTTCAAATTTTTAACAGCCCGATGATAACCTTTAAATCTGAAATATACATAGTTTTGATGCATATTGCCTGGACTTATCTACTACATGCGTATTATCGTAAGCATAATATCGAGTACAGATACTTCACTCAAAAGGGAAATAGGCGAGTTTACGATAGAACTAAGAAAACGGTCAAAGGAAAACCAAGAGCGTATAAATACTGGGAACTTGAGAGATGCTTAAACGAGAGTAGTTGTCCATTAGATAAAGACACAATTAACAATCTGCGATTTCTGATTGGGATACGTCATGAAATTGAGCATCAGATGACAACCAGGATAGACTCAACCTTGAGCGCTAAGTTCCAAGCATGTTGCTTGAATTACAATGAGTATGTTAAGGCGTTCTTTGGAGATAAACTCGGCATTGATAAGCATCTTGCATTCAGTCTTCAGTTTACATCAATTTCGCAAGAACAGATCGAAACTTTGCCGACGCCAGACAAAATGCCATCTTATATTCAGTCCTTTATCGAAGGATTCGAGAATCAATTATCTGAGGATGAGTTTAACAGCCCAAAATTTGCCTATCGTGTGCTGTTTGTTGCCAAAACAGCCAATCATAAAGGCCAGGCAGATCAGGTGATCGAGTTTGTTAAATCTGATTCGCCATTAGCTGCTGATGTGAACAGAGCTTATACTGTAATTAAAGAAACGGAGAAACCAAAGTATCGTCCGGGGCAAATCGTCTCAAT is a window encoding:
- the ileS gene encoding isoleucine--tRNA ligase, which encodes MYKTIELKESAGNLERRVRAYWRKHDLAQKSIDFREGKPQFVFYEGPPTANGKPGIHHVMSRTLKDVACRYKTMTGFQVKRKAGWDTHGLPVEIEVEKHLGLEDKRGIEEYGIEKFCRECRNSVFSYEKLWREMTELMGYWLDLDNPYITLSNDYIESVWWILNNFFERDLIYKAHKIVPYCPSCGTPLSSHEVAQGYRDVEDPSVFVRFKASDEENLYYLAWTTTPWTLISNVALAVHPDEIYVKVLHHEQNLILAKARLEVLEGDYQIIREFPGSELELRPYQPLFTFVETDKNAWYVCLADYVSMSDGTGIVHTAPAFGQDDYSLGLKYDLPFIQPVDSEGKFIAAVTPWAGQFVKAADKDIIRQLKEQGALYRRAQIKHSYPHCWRCDNMLIYYARESWYIRTTQFKQQLLDNNARINWYPSFVGEKRFGEWLENNVDWALSRDRFWGTPLNIWVCGDCGNKKSIGSIAELTQLGKLKDGSAVPEDIELHRPYIDDIVLDCDKCGFTMNRTPEVIDCWFDSGAMPFAQWHYPFENAERFERELFPADFISEGIDQTRGWFYSMLTISTLLKGVSSFKSCLVNDMILDKNGQKMSKSRGNSVDPIQLMLDHGADTIRWFLLEVSPPWVPTRFDVEGVREIQSKLFGTLKNVYSFYATYANIDGFDAAAYPLDWKRTSEIDRWIVSRLHTLIADVRGWMEQYDFTKVVRAIQDFVINEVSNWYVRRSRRRFWVMELTSDKIDAYRTLNQVMLETAKLMAPFSPYMAEELFLNLGGGESVHLADYPSSEKECIDAKLEAEMQIVIDLVYLGRAARNVCQIKTRQPLQSMYVPAKYEPVVRRMFDLIQEEVNIRQVNYVAEDEDFVHYDLKPEFKVMGPKYGKQMKAIAAVLANTKGQDLLSAFSAKGTYTITVDGGEIDLSPEEVAVHISSREGYVFESMKEMFVALDTTLTPELLREGFARELINKIQYTRKEQGFEIMDRINILWQADSEIKAAIAQHGDYISSETLCDDLSEKEAVDETMPEYDINGKTVHMRITRINQP
- a CDS encoding SUMF1/EgtB/PvdO family nonheme iron enzyme; the encoded protein is MNKDAEGIKYIVEKDGKKYLLKVFFKTKFTRLDTLFNLQMRLKNLNKLNLAHTPKVVQVNQSTDPPYMVAEFVTGMPLAQIKASKPEMLTEEFIRTVGRQLLTAAIAIRMQGLNISNLALTGIMINETGDLKILSSGIAYEEVDEREDVFNIGVLLAQLLSQNTMYKSIYSPERLQEQKFNYISGTSVSLNKVLADCLHRNIMQRFSSLSSILSNFEKLPPVIEDSIWTIKEKTGDLLMESATDLPKPKPHIEYGFWILIGVILSLIILLLSTNLGRIILGGKSEEFKFVNIFSAQDSVQTVTTVSNPGFQREVAPVRTEYGSSKTGSNIAASDGFRVDPRLNAGLTAQSSAPAQSQPARAAKSMPATMVFIESNTFGFGRLKENLNHNVSQSGFYISKHELTQGEWSKFMMPANVSTSGDNLPVDNVSWIKTITYCNGRSQSEGLEPAYKIRGSGASMVVTCDFRANGYRLPTEAEWELAAKAGQLYNYSGSDFPEDVAWSRENSAGKLRAPGGKLANDNGLYDMTGNVSEWCWDWFDAIYPRTLPTFINPTGPDTGIQKVIRGGNVMNGEGRNLNIIWREKGDPNRGYQFVGFRLVRTH
- a CDS encoding nitroreductase family protein, which translates into the protein MSGIVFMQTRDLTGMVEFYGDKLGMELWLDQGGCCIMQSGNMLLAFCQRDKIDSRGVITFFYPDRAGVDEMYQKLAVCAKDRPKLNPVYNIYHFYASDPEGRKIEFQCFEQEIKPYLTAKEALIERRSVRKYKQTPVSDALLKEVFELCRYSPTARNMQAYYYIVIKDREILSKIVELRGSAGAPILAAPFAIAVCAKGELSKRVVQDACIAAYHLLLAAKTCGLGTCWVTDMDNDAVKELLQVPKEDYIACLTPIGFPDEEIPIPHRHEVHRFVRHIPEN
- a CDS encoding class I SAM-dependent DNA methyltransferase, with the protein product MANGNGANVGFEKELWQAADALRSNMDAAEYKHIVLGLLFLKYISDAFEEQYQKLDADRDKGADPEDQDEYLAKNVFWVPQDARWSLFKANAKQPTIGKLLDDAMIAIEKDNPALKGVLPKDYAHPRLDKQRLGQLIDLVSNIGLGDKENRSKDMLGRVYEYFLSQFASAEGKRGGQFYTPRCIVKLLVEMLAPYKGRIFDPACGSGGMFVQSMEFVNAHANGNGNGGKAKPDISIYGQESNHTTWRLARMNLAIRGIDGNLGKEHADSFHKDLHPDLKADFVLANPPFNDSDWRGDLLKDDKRWKYGTPPPSNANFAWVQHFIHHLAPTGMAGFVLANGSMSTATTAELEIRKNIIKADLVDCMVALPGQLFYSTQIPVCLWFVTRIKNISLFRDRRGQTLFIDARKLGSLIDRVHRELSDDDIKQIADTYHAWRGDPDSGTYEDIPGFCKSATIEEIREHNHILTPGRYVGAADIEEDDEPFEEKMAKLCATLKEQMKKSDELNQIIWENLKDIGYGD
- a CDS encoding restriction endonuclease subunit S; this encodes MGIETTVGTFCPFIYGKGLPAGSRNSFGTIPVYGSNGIVGWHDVPYTKGPTVVIGRKGTVGAVHYSPIPCWPIDTTFFIEYSDPQDARFTYYLLKTLGLELMNSDSAVPGLNRDAAHLRKIPLFDKTYRHAISQILGVLDEKIEVNRQICKTLEGTAQAIFKSWFVDFDPVLAKAAGKQPEGMNPEIAALFPDSFEDSETGPIPKWWKFSPCLKHLSIISGGTPKTTRHELWDGNIPWYSIGDAPPEHGVFVLKTEKSISQAGLESSSTRLLPVGTTIISARGTVGKLALTGVPMTMNQSCYGLVSISETPFWSYLTIADAVDTLKQRTHGSVFDTITRETFNNLSVIDPGNCLKQVFEGIVSPLMMAICNNVAMSHSLVSIRDFLLPKLISGKIRINDAES
- a CDS encoding DUF3644 domain-containing protein, which encodes MPNQQRIRRISSISNELVTKSRESALAAVQIFNSPMITFKSEIYIVLMHIAWTYLLHAYYRKHNIEYRYFTQKGNRRVYDRTKKTVKGKPRAYKYWELERCLNESSCPLDKDTINNLRFLIGIRHEIEHQMTTRIDSTLSAKFQACCLNYNEYVKAFFGDKLGIDKHLAFSLQFTSISQEQIETLPTPDKMPSYIQSFIEGFENQLSEDEFNSPKFAYRVLFVAKTANHKGQADQVIEFVKSDSPLAADVNRAYTVIKETEKPKYRPGQIVSMMKEKGYKRFGMTPHTNLWKDKEAKDAAKGYGVMVAGTWYWYDKWIQEVLQHCKENAVKYGKTK